The genome window GCACTGAAAagaggcgactacgagagctaacaCTATCTTTTCGAGGTGCGGATAACGAGTTTATGCTCCTAACaaaattttgctaacataatagacaggAGATTGCGTATATTTGTCTTCCTGGACTAGAATGACACTTACCGCTACTTTCGAGATCGCTAAGTGTATCAACAACTCTTTGCCTCCCCCCGGGTTTGATAGCAGCGAAGGGCTTGATAGATAACGTTTCAAGTCTTTTAAGGCCTGTTAGCATTCTGGAGTCCATTcaaaattattcttcttcttcttcagaagtgagaagaagtgatgacatttttccgAAGATCGAGAAATGGACTTGCTTAGAGCGGCCAATCTCCCGGTTAGCTTTTGGACTTCTTTCACACTTGTCAACTGGTCTGGGAtatcctcgatggctttgatcttatcggggtttacaTCGATCCACCTTTGTGAAACCAGGAAGCCAAGAACTTACAGGAGCTAACCCCGAACGCACATTCTTTGGGGTTGActttcatgttgtgcttcctcaAGATATCGAAGGTTTCCTGTAAGTGTTTTAAATGGTCACcggcattcaaagacttaaccaatATGTCATCTATGTATacttccattgttttacctatttgtttctctaacatcttgttcacgagccaATGATAAGTGGCTCCAACATTTTTAAGTCTGAAAGGCATCACActataacaatatgtgccaaagttcgttatgaacgaggttttttcctgatcctccaggttcatcttaatttgattgtcccggaataggcatcgaggaaacttATTAACTCATGCCTTGCCATGGCGTCAATCATTTGATTGATATTCGAcggtgggaacgagtctttcgggcatgccttatttaagtccttataatccacacacattctatgtaacgccccgacctcggggagcgcaaccggtgctcaaccaagataacccgaccgagcaagcctgttagatttccttcaacccaactcacccataaataaagagaaggtaaacttcattaattaataccaagagggttcatgaacaacaaTAATTCCATCACCATTTGTTACTTAATTTATAAagctcaaaatacatacactttcatagttgaaGTGGAATATGTAATACACATACAACATTAGTATCTTGACCTTCCCAATACTAATACACAAtccacaccatgtctacggagcctctaatagatacaaaagagtacaatgatagtgccggcaacaaggctccggttatacctcaaaacataatacacatactacaaaagatgcacgaccccgaaatgaagtggggctcaccaagccaACCGGGaagagagtgtactgctatcattgGTCAGTGAcctccgctgtggaaccacctgcaactattaaagatgcagcgcccccaaaaatatggacattagtacatgtcgaatagtactagtatgaaaaccaaacacctatgcaaggacttgtaaatacaacatgaatacgATGAATCGTGGTCATAATAGAAGGCTTAGTTAGCTGTTAAAGccatagcaaatttattaagagctttcaataacatttataaattcttaagtcggggatcctctataactacctttacacaaagcggccctgccgcctcaccccaatgtatgcgggtagaggtgcaatcacaataccataaactctacacaaagcatcCTTGCCGCCTCatctcaatgtatgcgggtggaggtgtattcataaTTCCACAAACTCTACAAAAGCGGCCCTGCCGTcccaccccaatgtatgcgggtggagctgtattcacaataccataactctacacaaagcacccctgccgcctcaccccaacgtatgcgggtggaggtgtattaacAATACCACACTTCGgattcccaaaatgataataatttGTACAAAAGGGTTACCTttcaaatcaaccatttggcacctttggccttagcaagtgtaagttcataaggtttcatcatatgagaaataagtgtttaatcaccttgatttcatacaagatcttcttcccaaaaggggtataacataattaagtcaaaaataaagaatcattaacacacgagggttctaacacATTATGCCAACCAGACATtaattttactagtttgaataccccacatcaatagcGTTCCATATTCGAACTTCACACGATGGAGTTTTGTAAGAACACAGGAATTCCAATACCGaaaaaagagtttagccttcatacctcgctttgagctttccttaattcactacacagatTCGAAAATCCTAGCATcgtcgatctatttagagacatagcaaaattgaacataatataagaagatattcatggtttcagctcacaagatttccttcactccacaactaattaAATACAAGGAGTTTACTCATACTAGTTCAATTACCTCCCCGCCATCCTCATAGCtgcatgcatgcataaataacaacactcATACCAAGAATCCTACTCTcaattacccatcttctacctaAACCCGAAATTGAatactagggttagaaccttacctcctGGATGAaaatcttgtgagatttcttgttgaatttcaaagcttggacaagatgtagatgaacaaagcacttgggcTTACTTTACTCTCTATAGAACACTCCCCTCTTCTCTCTAAAATGACAggtttttgccttcaaaatgagccccaagggcttttaaccaaaatagggtcgggtaaaagagattagaaaaatgaagccccgacacAAATCtacggttgcatatgcgaccgaaTAATGCTTCTGTAGTCTACAAAATGGACTGCACAATGGCCCTCCGAAACTGGGCacttctgcctcactctgcgactagtctgcagtcgcataatgtgccgcagaaCTCCCCTACGGAAATTTTTATATTGGATCTGCGATGGGTTATGTGGCAtgcgaaatgattatgcggccgcatactggaccgcataatggtccgaaAATTTGCCCAGATTTTTGCTTCAGTCTGCGGTAgatctgcggtccacagattagttctgcgaccgcagaaatgccttgcacttccaaaaaatttcttcaactccccaacgcactattCAACCCTAAAATTCCGAATCGCGGCGAGCTTGCCAGCCAcaaagaatctctacaatcatcaacgcATAAGTCTACCTCGGTATCACGAAACCCGGAGTTTTGGGTGAATTTTTTttgggccttacatcctcccctgcTTAGggtcattcgtccttgaatgagggtcaaaattcaccattagcacccaatgtgactcagctgctataacacacaccagcagttccaaatatttgactaactccctagaTTTCCataaatttcggcagagtctcccctataattggggcctatccacctgccagagaatcccaaaaccagtcctaacaacataaccaCAACATAACGATATAAAACAACAGGGAAACAACACCGGCTACAATGCCATTAAACATTACATTGCCAAGGAGAAGCAACCTCAACATAAGCCGTACAGGGGAAACATAGTTTATAGAAAGTTAGCTTTCAACATCATGGACAcaattacatggctattcaaataaattaggatacttcttcttcatctcttcctcagcttcccaggtggcctcttcgaccCGTTGgctttgccataacactttcatggaggcaatttctttgttcctcaactttaaaacttgcctatcaagaatggcaattggaatttcttcatacgtcaattcttcattaacctcaatagtcttaaCCGGAACAATAAgagacggatctccaaccaccttcttcaacatggatacatgaaacaccgggtgtactaaagATATCTCTAGAGAtagttctagcctgtaagccacctggccaatcctctgaatgattctatatggtccgacatacctcagactcaatttccctttattaccaaaccgcattacacacttcataggggaaaccttcaagaatacccaattatcTTCTTTGAGCTCCAAATCTATGtgacgcacatccgaataggacttttgacgactctgaaCGGTTTTTAACCGTtctgtaatgatcttaaccttttccatagcctgatgcacgaggtccggccctatcaattctgcttccccaatctcaaaccacccaatgggagatctacatctcctaccatataaagccttgaacGGTTCCATCTAgatactagcatgataactgttattctaggaaaattctatgagcggcaaatgatcatcccaccTAACCCTAAAGTCAAGAACACATgctcgcaacatatcctcaagcgtctgaattgtccgctctgtcAGCCCATCTGTCTGCAGGTgaaaagttgtactaagattcacatgagtacccaaaccttgctgaaatgtcttccataaattagccgtgaactgtgccccccGATTTGAGATAAtaaaaactggagtgccatgcaacctgactatttccttgatgtacaactgagcatactgttccgctatgtcggtagccttaataggtaagaagtgagctgattttgtgagtcgatccacaatcacccaaatcgagtcgaacttgcgaggTAGTCCtatcacaaagtccatattgatcatttcctatttccacatcggaatttctatgttctgtgtcaacccaccgggcctttggtgttcggccttcacttgctgacaattgggacatcttgccacaaagtccgctacattcctcttcatatcattccaccagtagactttcttaagatcatggtacatctttgtagagcggGGTAGTAcataatacctagaagtgtgagcctcggtcatgattctttcccggagaccattcatatttggaacacatagtcgcccttggtaccttagtgtaccatcatccatgccaagagaaatgGCCATGGTTTTATGTTTCCGAattccctccttcaattgtaccaataaTGGGTCATTGTATTGCTTTttcttgacttccacaacaagagatgatttagccctattttgcacaatcactcctccttTACTAGGGTCCGCAAGGCGGACTCCCAAACCAGCCAACCggtgaacctccttggccaacgacctttgatatgcttccaagtgagccaaactgcccatagatttccggctaagagcatctgccacaatgttagccttccctggatgatacagaatatcgatgttgtaatctttgagtaactcaagccatcttctctgccctaGATTCAATTCCTTatgtttgaaaatgtattgaaggctcttatggtccgtgcatatatccacatagaccccatacagataatgacgcttagtcttcaatgcaaataccaccgccacaagctctaagtcatgtgttggatagttcttttcatgattcttgagttgcctagaagcataagctatcaccttgccatgttgcattaatacaaaCCCAAGTCCGAATCGtgaagtatcacaatataccacaaacccatttgtaccctctgataggtcaacaccggtgccataGTTAATCTTGATTTTAATTCTTGGAAGCTCCtatcacaagcatctgaccattggaacttaaccgccttctgcatcaatttagtcaacggagaggcaaaag of Nicotiana tomentosiformis chromosome 7, ASM39032v3, whole genome shotgun sequence contains these proteins:
- the LOC138896065 gene encoding uncharacterized protein; the protein is MIFGGNEINDVTFSAAKKTKVSVTHSKTLREVAEDVITFTEEDIDGLLLSYNDALLNKVTIKNKYPLPRIDDLFDQLQGGKYFSKIDLRSEYHQLKIGEQDISRTAFRTRYGHFEFLSIGLCRSSQGSFAIPILAPVGLGGYYRKFVEGFSTFASPLTKLMQKAVKFQWSDACDRSFQELKSRLTMAPVLTYQRVQMGLCLAHLEAYQRSLAKEVHRLAGLGVRLADPSKGGVIVQNRAKSSLVVEVKKKQYNDPLLVQLKEGIRKHKTMAISLGMDDGTLRYQGRLCVPNMNGLRERIMTEAHTSRYYVLPRSTKMYHDLKKVYWWNDMKRNEMINMDFVIGLPRKFDSIWVIVDRLTKSAHFLPIKATDIAEQYAQLYIKEIVRLHGTPVFIISNRGAQFTANLWKTFQQGLGTHVNLSTTFHLQTDGLTERTIQTLEDMLRACVLDFRVRWDDHLPLIEFS
- the LOC138896064 gene encoding uncharacterized protein, which translates into the protein MEPFKALYGRRCRSPIGWFEIGEAELIGPDLVHQAMEKVKIITERLKTVQSRQKSYSDVRHIDLELKEDNWVFLKVSPMKCVMRFGNKGKLSLRYVGPYRIIQRIGQVAYRLELSLEISLVHPVFHVSMLKKVVGDPSLIVPVKTIEVNEELTYEEIPIAILDRQVLKLRNKEIASMKVLWQSQRVEEATWEAEEEMKKKYPNLFE